One stretch of Podospora pseudoanserina strain CBS 124.78 chromosome 4, whole genome shotgun sequence DNA includes these proteins:
- a CDS encoding hypothetical protein (COG:S; EggNog:ENOG503NX9R) — MCGRYAMALRPSQVRRMLQNDYDLQVDDTPADEGDGAPRQSYNFAPGYNGVVYRADAGAGHNYHQALDEPQEQDSSPTPAFKLQSMKWGLIPSWIKSSPSFPSTLKTINCRDDSLAQSGGMWASMKSKKRCVVIAQGFYEWLQKGKEKIPHYVKRKDGKLMLLAGLWDCASLPPLNGEGEGETRKVWSYTIITTSSNDQLRFLHDRMPVILDAESERLRVWLDLGRREWSKELQGVLRPYEGELEVYPVSKEVGKVGNDDAVFVVPVGSRENKGNIENFFANAAAKSKKREPLKGEVEVEMVGGGKEVKSVEEVKREDEEGMGVVVTEGKQGVKREAEDHAEEEPPGKKVKEEGSPSKNVKEEGPVKWESPVKDRPKISATSNKHTRSPEKKKGKVAPAGAGSQKITKFFGNSA, encoded by the exons ATGTGCGGCAGATATGCCATGGCCCTA CGGCCCTCCCAAGTCCGCCGAATGCTCCAAAACGACTATGACCTCCAGGTCGATGACACCCCTGCCGACGAAGGCGACGGCGCCCCCCGCCAATCTTACAACTTTGCCCCAGGCTACAACGGGGTAGTCTACCGCGCCGACGCCGGTGCTGGTCATAATTATCACCAGGCACTGGATGAACCACAAGAACAagactcctcccccaccccagcCTTCAAACTCCAATCCATGAAATGGggcctcatcccctcctGGATCAAATCCAgcccctcctttccctctaCCCTCAAAACAATAAACTGCCGCGACGACTCTCTCGCCCAATCAGGGGGTATGTGGGCGAGCATGAAGTCCAAAAAGAGGTGCGTGGTTATTGCGCAGGGGTTTTACGAGTGGCTTCAGAAAGGCAAGGAAAAGATTCCGCATTATGTCAAGAGGAAAGATGGGAAGTTGATGCTTTTGGCTGGCTTGTGGGATTGTGCTTCTCTCCCGCCGCTgaatggagagggggagggggagacaaGGAAGGTGTGGAGTTATACTATTATCACCACTTCGTCGAATGATCAGTTGAGGTTCTTGCATGACAGGATGCCTGTTATCCTTGACGCGGAgtcggagaggttgagggtttggttggatttggggaggagggagtggagtAAGGAGTTgcagggggtgttgaggccGTAtgagggggagctggaggtttATCCTGTTAGTAAGGAGGTGGGCAAGGTTGGGAATGACGATGCTGTTTTTGTAGTGCCGGTGGGGAGTAGGGAGAATAAGGGGAATATTGAGAATTTCTTTGCGAATGCTGCGGCGAAGAGTAAGAAGAGGGAGCCGTtgaaaggggaggtggaggtggagatggtgggtggggggaaagaggtgaagagtgtggaggaggtgaagagggaggatgaggaggggatgggggttgtaGTGACAGAGGGAAAGCAAGGGGTGAAAAGAGAAGCGGAGGATCATGCGGAAGAGGAGCCACCGGGTAAGAAAGTGAAAGAGGAGGGTTCACCAAGCAAGAATGTCAAAGAAGAGGGGCCGGTGAAGTGGGAGTCGCCTGTCAAAGATAGACCAAAGATCAGTGCGACGAGTAACAAGCACACGAGGAGcccagagaagaagaagggcaaggttGCGCCAGCGGGGGCAGGAAGTCAGAAGATTACAAAGTTCTTTGGGAATAGTGCCTAG
- a CDS encoding hypothetical protein (CAZy:AA9; EggNog:ENOG503P1XX; COG:G), whose protein sequence is MKVFPIVTALTLGVADVSAHYIFQQFGVGSTKFGVFEHIRKNNNHNSPVTSLSDNNLRCNVGGASGASTSVVNVKAGDSVTFYTDQAVYHQGPISLYMSKAPGSVKDYDGSGEWFKIYDWGPTINGGQSSWPMRSSYQANLPRCIPNGEYLLRIQSLAIHNPGSTPQFYISCAQINVSGGGNSSPSPTVKIPGAFKATDPGYTANIYNNLQSYTVPGPKVFTC, encoded by the exons ATGAAGGTCTTCCCCATTGTTACTGCCCTTACGCtgggtgttgctgatgtCTCAGCCCACTATATCTTCCAACAGTTCGGTGTTGGCTCAACAAAGTTCGGCGTCTTCGAACACATTcgcaagaacaacaaccacaactcGCCAGTGACCAGCTTGTCAGACAACAACCTCCGTTGCAATGTCGGAGGAGCCTCAGGTGCTAGCACCAGTGTTGTCAATGTTAAGGCTGGAGACTCGGTGACCTTTTACACTGATCAAGCTGTGTACCACCAAGGACCTATTTCTCT CTACATGTCGAAGGCGCCTGGCTCAGTTAAAGACTACGACGGATCCGGTGAATGGTTCAAGATCTACGATTGGGGCCCGACCATCAATGGCGGCCAATCATCCTGGCCAATGAGAT CATCCTACCAAGCCAACCTGCCCAGGTGCATCCCCAACGGAGAgtacctcctccgcatccaATCCCTCGCCATACACAATCCAggctcaaccccccaattCTATATCAGCTGCGCGCAAATCAACGTTTCCGGTGGTGGAAACTCCAGCCCAAGTCCCACGGTTAAGATCCCTGGCGCTTTCAAGGCTACCGACCCCGGATACACAGCCAAC ATctacaacaacctccaatcCTACACCGTCCCAGGACCCAAGGTGTTCACCTGCTAA
- a CDS encoding hypothetical protein (COG:E; CAZy:AA3; CAZy:AA8; EggNog:ENOG503NXKF), producing MKFLSRVGATALAASLYLQHGIAQMADGTYTDQTSGIKFKTWTQGTEATEASPFTFGLALPGDALTKNANEYLGILRCKIEDAAAPGWCGLSHGQAGQMTNALLLVAWASEGTVYTSFRWATGYTLPGLYTGDAKLTQVSSNVTDTHFELIYRCQNCFSWNQDGTSGSVETTQGFLVLGHAAGSSGLENPTCPDRATFGFHDAGFGQWGAPLEGASSESYAEWAELATTTPETDCEGTGPGDAECTPAPEKVYDYIVVGGGAGGIPVADKLSAAGHSVLLIEKGPPSSGRWGGTMKPKWLEGTNLTRFDVPGLCNQIWVDSAGIACTDTDQMAGCVLGGGTAVNAGLWWKPPASDWDYNFPAGWKSKDVEAAANRVFDRIPGTFKPSADGVLYRREGFDVLSSGLRKSGYKEVVANQSPNEKNGAFAHTHFMFRYGERDGPLATYLVSANNRDNFDLWTGSAVRRAIRTGGKVTGVELECLRDGGYSGEVKISAKGGVIFSAGTFGSAKLLMRSGIGPRDQLEIVAGSKDGETFISRDQWIDLPVGSNLIDHLNTDLILTHPDVVFYDFYEAWTAPNEGDKERYLNNRTGILTQAAPNIGPMVWEEVTPSDGIPRQFQWTARVEGDGRITDSPHAMTLSQYLGRGVVSRGRMTITPGLATAVSEHPYLHNAGDKEAVIAGIKKLQAALNVIPNITWVLPPPTGTVEDYVNGLPVSPSARRSNHWMGTAKLGTDDGREGGTAVVDLDTKVYGTDNLFVVDASIFPGMSTGNPSGMIVIAAEKAAERILALKA from the exons ATGAAGTTTCTCAGCCGTGTTGGCGCGACTGCCCTCGCGGCGTCGCTTT ACCTGCAGCATGGCATCGCGCAAATGGCTGATGGTACCTACACTGATCAAACGTCCGGCATCAAATTCAAGACGTGGACTCAAGGCACCGAGGCTACTGAAGCCTCTCCATTTACCTTCGGTCTGGCTCTCCCAGGTGATGCTTTGACCAAAAACGCCAACGAGTACCTTGGTATCCTC CGCTGCAAAATCGAAGATGCCGCTGCTCCCGGCTGGTGCGGTCTTTCCCACGGCCAGGCCGGTCAGATGACCAACGCCCTGCTCCTCGTTGCCTGGGCCTCTGAGGGAACTGTCTACACTTCTTTCCGCTGGGCCACCGGCTACACCTTACCTGGCCTCTACACCGGCGATGCAAAGCTGACCCAAGTTTCTTCGAACGTCACCGACACCCACTTCGAGCTGATCTACCGTTGCCAGAACTGCTTCTCCTGGAACCAAGACGGCACCAGCGGCAGCGTCGAGACAACACAGGGATTCCTCGTTTTGGGCCACGCGGCTGGCAGCTCTGGTCTGGAGAACCCAACCTGCCCTGACCGCGCCACGTTTGGCTTCCACGATGCTGGCTTTGGTCAGTGGGGTGCTCCCTTGGAGGGTGCCAGTTCTGAGTCGTACGCCGAATGGGCTGAGCTTGCTACGACTACTCCTGAGACTGACTGTGAGGG TACTGGGCCTGGTGATGCTGAGTGCACTCCTGCTCCCGAAAAGGTCTACGACTAcatcgttgttggtggcggtgccggcggtATCCCCGTTGCCGACAAGCTCAGCGCCGCCGGCCACAGCGTCTTGCTCATCGAAAAGGgacctccttcctctggTCGCTGGGGTGGCACCATGAAGCCCAAGTGGCTCGAGGGAACCAATCTCACTCGCTTCGATGTCCCCGGCCTCTGCAATCAGATCTGGGTCGACAGCGCCGGCATTGCCTGCACTGATACTGACCAGATGGCTGGTTGTGTTCTGGGCGGCGGTACTGCTGTCAACGCCGGTCTCTGGTGGAAG CCCCCCGCGTCTGACTGGGACTACAACTTCCCCGCTGGCTGGAAGTCCAAGGATGTTGAGGCTGCCGCCAACCGTGTCTTCGACCGGATTCCTGGTACATTCAAGCCATCTGCTGATGGTGTCCTCTATCGCCGTGAAGGCTTCGATGTTCTTTCCAGCGGCCTGAGGAAGTCGGGCTAcaaggaggttgttgccaATCAGTCGCCCAACGAGAAGAACGGCGCGTTTGCGCACACCCACTTCATGTTCCGATACGGTGAGAGAGATGGCCCGCTTGCCACATACCTTGTTTCAGCCAACAACCGTGACAACTTTGACCTCTGGACTGGCAGTGCTGTGCGCAGGGCTATCAGAACCGGTGGCAAGGTTACCGGTGTTGAACTCGAATGCTTGAGGGACGGTGGCTACAGCGGTGAAGTCAAGATTAGCGCCAAGGGTGGTGTCATCTTCTCTGCTGGTACTTTTGGCTCTGCCAAGCTTCTCATGCGCA GCGGTATTGGTCCCCGTGACCAGCTCGAGATCGTTGCCGGCTCCAAGGACGGCGAGACCTTCATCTCTCGGGATCAGTGGATCGACCTCCCGGTCGGCTCCAACCTGATTGACCATCTCAACACCGATCTTATCTTGACTCACCCCGACGTCGTCTTCTATGACTTTTACGAGGCCTGGACTGCCCCCAATGAGGGTGACAAGGAGCGTTATCTCAACAACCGCACTGGTATCTTGACCCAGGCTGCCCCCAACATCGGACCCATGGTCTGGGAAGAGGTTACTCCTTCTGACGGCATCCCCCGTCAATTCCAATGGACTGCCcgtgttgagggagatggtcGCATCACTGACTCCCCAC ATGCCATGACTCTCAGCCAGTACCTCGGAAGAGGTGTCGTTTCCAGAGGCCGGATGACCATCACCCCTGGTCTCGCCACCGCTGTTTCTGAGCACCCCTATCTCCACAACGCTGGTGACAAGGAGGCCGTTATTGCTGGTATCAAGAAGCTTCAAGCCGCCCTTAACGTGATCCCCAACATCACATGGgtccttccccctcccaccggAACTGTTGAGGACTATGTCAATGGC CTCCCTGTCTCCCCATCCGCCCGCCGTTCCAACCACTGGATGGGTACTGCCAAGCTTGGCACTGATGATGGTCGTGAGGGTGGTACTGCCGTAGTTGACTTGGACACCAAGGTCTATGGCACTGACAACCTCTTTGTGGTTGACGCCTCCATCTTCCCTGGTATGTCGACGGGTAACCCGTCTGGCATGATCGTCATCGCGgctgagaaggctgctgagaGGATCTTGGCCCTCAAGGCTTAA
- a CDS encoding hypothetical protein (EggNog:ENOG503PDT1), whose translation MSLIELPAEILLQIFDHVGSSYFRSDLSRLRVCKRWNGLAHIVCFREACITTKMLRRMASSPYAESSLREMEILDLNLEGFGTVRRGTVLDPKDSSWNYVPDQSSLQRRTMELNDDLVHLATIIKQSRKLRTLRIKAIKPSNPVFEIRETYLFPSTLRALLLSTNNLTALELDLYGTRPEPEGHPHHGDDGHVCPMIGALLPTLQRLRLRVRTICADALRPPRDFPGPLPLRVLLVDFVLTEELANEKSRFTARCGGPGRFVRLAQVVRGAVLSRARALLPHTSAPKMVRILTRTISGDEIQGINVLTGKNIKVRKGAEWDDDSEVMMD comes from the coding sequence ATGTCACTCATAGAACTTCCAGCCGAGATCCTTCTTCAAATCTTCGACCATGTGGGCTCATCATACTTCCGCTCAGACCTATCACGCCTCAGAGTCTGTAAGCGATGGAACGGACTTGCCCATATCGTGTGCTTTCGCGAGGCCTGTATCACGACCAAGATGCTACGAAGAATGGCGTCGTCTCCATACGCGGAATCAAGTCTCCGCGAGATGGAGATTCTCGACCTGAACCTGGAAGGCTTCGGCACTGTCCGGCGGGGGACTGTCTTGGACCCGAAAGATTCCAGCTGGAATTACGTCCCGGATCAATCATCATTGCAAAGGAGGACAATGGAACTAAACGACgatctcgtccacctcgccaccatcatcaaacaatcCCGAAAATTACGCACCCTGCGCATCAAAGCTATCAAGCCATCGAACCCTGTTTTTGAAATCCGAGAGACGTacctcttcccatccacgCTACGCGCCTTGCTCCtatcaaccaacaaccttACCGCCCTGGAGCTAGACCTCTACGGTACTCGACCAGAACCAGAGGGTCATCCCCACCACGGCGATGACGGCCACGTCTGCCCGATGATCGGCGCGCTTCTCCCAACGTTGCAGCGTCTACGGCTGCGCGTGCGCACCATCTGCGCCGATGCCCTTAGACCTCCGCGAGATTTCCCCGGTCCTCTTCCTTTGCGTGTGCTGCTTGTTGACTTTGTTTTGACCGAGGAGCTGGCAAACGAAAAGTCAAGGTTCACCGCACGCTGCGGTGGCCCGGGGAGATTTGTCAGGTTGGCCCAGGTGGTGAGAGGGGCTGTTCTGAGCCGGGCGCGGGCTCTTTTGCCGCATACGTCTGCTCCCAAGATGGTGAGGATACTGACGCGTACCATTTCGGGCGATGAGATTCAAGGGATTAATGTGTTGACTGGTAAGAATATTAAAGTCAGAAAGGGTGCGGAGTGGGATGATGATTCTGAGGTCATGATGGATTGA
- the PAN5_1 gene encoding 2-dehydropantoate 2-reductase (Ketopantoate reductase) (KPA reductase) (KPR) (COG:E; EggNog:ENOG503NY0S) produces MLLSDRAIHILGVGNLGKYVAHALATHYPRLPVTLIFRKKDSYDKFVDGGRKITKWIDEHTQDSKSGFRAEWIGQSRPGSPHISNLIVATKGQQTLTPVGFLSPRLDRNSTVLLLQNGMGVKEELDSQILAFRSPEHRPSYWAGVCSTGVFGRGDPSRPVCPFTFQVAGSGPLNIGPFSESQEIEKQHPLRRALEKCHPTLRTEFPDYEKIKLARLRKLVMNAVINPLTAVHRCPNGWLRSLERFKALPDHPVTGITAEYRPSSLVAEIGPIVRAVLDLPSGNPKLDEAWSDLALLREALLLADRTGENRSSMLQDVEGGRETEIDYICGWLIKKARELGLNCPRGTQNLYHHIKFRKWENGEELRRLGPSPRGAASVEDMKAMDKPIGDRDMVMVETPEWLKPKAVNKGDKPWGKAPKRANKYMAKAQGPGKGKR; encoded by the coding sequence ATGTTGCTGTCAGATCGTGCCATCCATATCCTCGGGGTTGGAAACCTCGGCAAATATGTCGCACACGCACTGGCAACACACTACCCAAGACTTCCCGTGACCTTGATCTTCCGCAAAAAAGACTCCTACGACAAGTTCGTCGACGGCGGCAGGAAAATCACAAAATGGATCGATGAACACACCCAAGACTCCAAATCCGGCTTCAGAGCCGAGTGGATCGGACAGTCCAGGcctggttcaccacacatCAGCAATCTGATCGTCGCAACAAAGGGCCAGCAAACACTCACTCCTGTCGGCTTCCTTTCACCCCGCCTCGATCGCAACTCGaccgtcttgctgctgcagaACGGCATGGGTGTCAAGGAAGAACTCGACTCCCAGATCCTCGCCTTCCGATCCCCAGAGCACCGCCCCTCATACTGGGCAGGCGTCTGCAGCACTGGCGTCTTTGGCCGCGGCGACCCTAGCCGCCCAGTCTGCCCCTTCACCTTCCAAGTGGCTGGGTCCGGCCCGCTCAACATCGGACCCTTCAGCGAGAGTCAGGAGATAGAAAAGCAACATCCCCTCCGCCGGGCCCTCGAGAAATGTCACCCAACCCTTCGGACCGAGTTTCCGGACTATGAAAAGATCAAACTCGCCCGGCTGCGCAAGCTGGTCATGAACGCTGTCATCAACCCCCTGACGGCCGTACATAGATGCCCCAACGGTTGGCTTCGGAGTTTGGAAAGATTCAAGGCTCTGCCGGACCATCCAGTCACTGGTATCACCGCCGAGTATAGGCCGTCTTCACTAGTGGCAGAAATCGGCCCCATTGTCCGTGCCGTGCTCGACCTACCCTCGGGAAACCCAAAACTTGACGAGGCCTGGTCGGATCTAGCCTTGCTCAGAGAGGCTCTTCTGCTGGCCGATCGCACCGGTGAGAACCGGAGCTCCATGTTGCAAGATGTGGAGGGTGGCCGAGAGACGGAGATTGACTACATCTGCGGCTGGCTTatcaagaaggcgagggagttggggcTGAATTGCCCAAGGGGGACGCAAAATTTGTATCACCATATCAAGTTCCGCAAGTGGGAGAATGGCgaggagttgaggaggttaGGGCCGTCACCACGTGGAGCGGCATCTGTGGAAGATATGAAGGCGATGGATAAACCCATAGGAGATAgggacatggtgatggtagaAACACCTGAGTGGCTCAAACCCAAGGCGGTGAACAAAGGCGATAAACCCTGGGGAAAGGCGCCAAAGAGGGCAAATAAATACATGGCAAAGGCTCAAGGGCCTGGCAAAGGCAAGAGGTAA